The following proteins are encoded in a genomic region of Comamonas resistens:
- a CDS encoding terminase small subunit, with translation MATRPAKAKPAADVAGVQDNKLTPKQARFVEEYLIDLNATQAAIRAGYSAKTAPEQASRLLSNVKVSTAVQAAIQARSARTEITQDMVLRELAKIGFSDIRKVVRWGTTELRTTEDKEGETVTEPYHGLRLVAADEIDDDTAAAISEVSEGRDGLKVKFHDKRGALVDIGRHLGMFKDRVEHTGKDGGPVEVVYMTPEAIRKVMEQDDC, from the coding sequence ATGGCAACAAGACCGGCAAAGGCAAAGCCGGCTGCTGACGTGGCTGGCGTACAAGACAATAAACTCACGCCGAAACAGGCACGCTTTGTCGAAGAGTACCTGATTGACCTGAACGCAACCCAGGCTGCGATCAGAGCCGGCTACAGCGCCAAGACGGCTCCGGAGCAGGCGAGCCGTCTGTTATCGAATGTCAAGGTTTCGACCGCCGTGCAGGCCGCAATACAGGCCCGCTCCGCACGCACCGAGATCACCCAAGACATGGTGCTGCGAGAGTTGGCCAAGATCGGTTTCAGTGACATCCGCAAGGTGGTGCGCTGGGGAACGACGGAGCTGCGCACGACCGAGGACAAGGAAGGCGAGACGGTGACGGAGCCGTACCACGGACTGCGTCTGGTTGCGGCTGATGAGATCGATGACGACACGGCTGCCGCCATCTCTGAGGTGAGCGAGGGCCGAGACGGTCTCAAGGTCAAGTTTCACGACAAGAGGGGCGCGCTGGTGGATATCGGCCGGCACCTGGGCATGTTCAAGGACCGCGTCGAGCACACCGGCAAGGACGGCGGCCCCGTCGAGGTGGTCTACATGACGCCGGAGGCTATCCGGAAGGTGATGGAGCAAGATGACTGCTGA
- a CDS encoding phage terminase large subunit family protein: MTADESIRAAMCRADGLYFARFFFKQRMGAKMIVAPHHKVIQETLDRVVAGEITRLIINIPPGYTKTELATINMIGRGLALNNRARFLHLSYSHNLALLNSSTARGMVKSAAYQAMWPMALKDDADSKAMWWTEHGGGVYASSAAGQVTGFRAGHMEPGWQGALIIDDPVKPDDAYSETVRDGVNKRFNETIKSRLAIETTPMVVIMQRIHYHDLSGYLLRGGSGEKWHHLNLPVIIDNSEAYPSENTHGIPIAHGLPDGWLWPFKHNETHRAALFSHRRTAEAQYMQRPRRFNAEGALWTEQLIASARRLQVTQEKVRTVVAVDPATTASDESDETGIVVASGYGHREAKQYTVDGDYSGRFSPNGWAQKAIAAYDQHHANAIVIETNQGGDMAEATLRNAGFKGRIVRVHASKGKFARAEPISALYEQGRVSHQGALYTLENQLMEYAPATAKKSPDRLDAMVWALTELAPIGLKSAGVVMTGFG; this comes from the coding sequence ATGACTGCTGACGAAAGCATCCGGGCGGCCATGTGCAGGGCTGATGGCCTGTACTTCGCCCGGTTCTTCTTCAAGCAGCGCATGGGCGCCAAGATGATCGTGGCGCCGCACCATAAGGTGATCCAGGAGACCCTGGACCGCGTGGTGGCCGGCGAGATCACGCGGCTGATCATCAACATCCCGCCCGGGTACACGAAAACGGAGTTGGCGACAATCAACATGATCGGGCGTGGCTTGGCGCTGAACAATCGCGCGCGCTTCCTGCACCTGTCCTACTCGCACAACCTGGCCCTGCTGAACTCCAGCACGGCGCGCGGGATGGTCAAGTCTGCCGCGTACCAAGCCATGTGGCCCATGGCGCTCAAGGATGACGCCGACAGCAAGGCTATGTGGTGGACGGAGCACGGCGGCGGGGTGTATGCCTCGTCGGCCGCCGGCCAGGTCACTGGCTTCCGGGCTGGGCACATGGAGCCGGGCTGGCAGGGCGCGCTGATCATCGATGACCCGGTGAAGCCCGACGACGCCTACAGCGAGACGGTGCGGGACGGGGTGAACAAGCGGTTCAACGAGACGATCAAGAGCCGCCTGGCCATCGAAACGACCCCGATGGTGGTGATCATGCAGCGCATCCACTACCACGACCTGAGCGGCTACCTGCTGCGCGGCGGGTCGGGTGAGAAGTGGCATCACCTGAATCTGCCGGTGATCATCGACAACAGCGAGGCGTACCCCAGCGAGAACACGCACGGGATACCGATCGCGCACGGCCTGCCGGATGGCTGGCTCTGGCCGTTCAAGCACAACGAGACCCACCGGGCCGCGCTGTTCTCCCACCGGAGGACGGCCGAGGCCCAGTACATGCAGCGGCCGCGCCGGTTCAACGCCGAGGGCGCGCTGTGGACGGAGCAGCTGATCGCCTCGGCGCGTCGTCTGCAGGTGACGCAGGAGAAGGTCCGCACGGTTGTCGCGGTGGACCCGGCGACGACCGCCAGCGACGAGAGCGATGAAACCGGGATCGTCGTGGCGAGCGGCTACGGCCACCGCGAGGCGAAGCAGTACACGGTGGACGGCGACTACAGCGGGCGTTTCAGCCCGAATGGCTGGGCTCAGAAGGCCATTGCGGCATACGACCAGCACCATGCCAACGCCATCGTGATCGAGACGAACCAGGGAGGCGACATGGCCGAGGCCACGCTGCGCAATGCCGGGTTCAAGGGCCGCATCGTCCGCGTGCACGCCAGCAAGGGGAAGTTTGCCCGCGCTGAGCCGATCTCTGCTCTCTACGAACAGGGGCGGGTTTCGCACCAGGGCGCGCTGTACACACTGGAAAACCAGCTGATGGAGTACGCGCCGGCCACGGCCAAGAAGTCGCCCGACCGCCTGGACGCAATGGTCTGGGCGCTTACCGAACTCGCTCCGATAGGCCTGAAGTCAGCGGGCGTCGTCATGACAGGTTTTGGATAG
- a CDS encoding DUF4055 domain-containing protein, which produces MEDPSIKHPSYLRFAPSWELMRDAVAGEDDVKAKGTRYLPMKTGTSVIEDQALKGRVYDLYKTRAEFPEVTAPTIRGAVGIMLGKPAKIELPPELEHLRERATLDGLTLDALHRRMGMEVMTTGRYGLLPGLMEDGTPYLSGYVAESITNWDSTGGVPDYVVLDESGPVRDRATGLWTRLNKLRQCMAFDGPYRARVWEQSTGGAWAAGEEVAAATPRGQPLDFLPFVFVGSLDLTPDPDDVPLYGLAKLAVRIYRLDADFSFSLHMTSEPTPVAIGFDDPKQAIDDGIAPKTLGSSVLWILPKDGDAKYLEFSGPGLEKQADAIQEALGRAAQFGAQVIQSGQSAESGEALKLRAASQTATLTSIAQTTAAGLERALRNTAIWVGADPEKVIVTPNLEFFDRSITAQEIQALVAAWQAGAMSHKALFDRLQQGGVIHEDRSYEDEGKDILNEGVGLDPLVSPGSQIPGAEGAIN; this is translated from the coding sequence ATGGAAGACCCAAGCATCAAACACCCGTCATACCTGCGCTTCGCCCCTTCCTGGGAGCTGATGCGCGACGCCGTCGCCGGCGAGGATGACGTAAAGGCCAAAGGCACGCGATACCTGCCGATGAAAACCGGCACATCGGTCATCGAGGATCAGGCCTTGAAGGGACGGGTCTACGACCTTTACAAGACCCGCGCCGAGTTCCCAGAAGTGACGGCTCCCACGATCCGGGGCGCTGTCGGCATCATGCTGGGCAAGCCGGCGAAGATCGAACTTCCTCCAGAACTGGAGCATCTGCGCGAGCGCGCGACCCTTGACGGCCTGACGCTCGACGCTCTGCATCGGCGCATGGGCATGGAGGTCATGACCACTGGCCGATACGGACTGCTGCCTGGCCTGATGGAGGACGGCACGCCGTACCTGTCGGGCTACGTGGCCGAGTCCATCACCAACTGGGACTCGACGGGCGGCGTGCCGGATTACGTGGTGCTGGACGAGTCCGGCCCGGTCCGCGACCGCGCCACGGGGCTGTGGACGCGGCTAAACAAGCTGCGCCAGTGCATGGCCTTCGACGGACCGTACCGCGCGCGGGTTTGGGAGCAGTCCACCGGCGGCGCATGGGCGGCTGGTGAGGAAGTTGCTGCGGCCACGCCAAGGGGACAGCCGCTGGACTTCCTCCCATTCGTCTTCGTCGGCTCCCTGGACCTGACGCCAGACCCCGACGATGTGCCGCTGTACGGCCTGGCCAAGCTGGCTGTCCGCATCTACCGCCTGGACGCCGATTTCTCGTTCTCGCTGCACATGACCAGCGAACCGACTCCGGTGGCCATCGGCTTCGATGATCCGAAGCAGGCAATTGACGATGGCATCGCGCCCAAGACGCTCGGCTCGTCGGTGCTGTGGATCTTGCCGAAGGACGGCGACGCCAAGTACTTGGAGTTCTCCGGTCCGGGCCTGGAAAAGCAGGCGGACGCCATTCAGGAGGCCCTGGGCCGCGCGGCGCAGTTCGGCGCCCAAGTCATCCAGTCCGGGCAGTCTGCAGAGAGCGGCGAGGCGCTGAAGCTGCGCGCCGCCAGCCAGACCGCCACGCTCACGAGCATCGCGCAGACCACGGCCGCCGGCCTGGAGCGCGCGCTGCGCAACACCGCCATCTGGGTTGGTGCCGATCCTGAAAAGGTCATTGTCACGCCGAACCTGGAGTTCTTCGACCGCTCCATCACCGCCCAGGAGATCCAGGCGTTGGTGGCCGCGTGGCAGGCCGGCGCCATGTCTCACAAGGCCCTGTTCGACAGGCTGCAGCAGGGCGGCGTGATCCATGAGGACCGGTCGTACGAAGACGAGGGGAAGGACATCCTCAATGAGGGTGTCGGCCTCGATCCGCTGGTGAGCCCCGGCTCACAAATTCCCGGCGCCGAGGGCGCCATCAACTAG
- a CDS encoding P22 phage major capsid protein family protein, with the protein MATSNTLTGVIPTLYEALNIVSREMVGFIPAVRRDTNVARAAVGQTVRSPIGVAGDLEDITPGVNPQASGGTTVDYTDVQITASKAAPILWSGEEQRGVGHTGTLNDILRDQFADGMRKLVNAIENDIWMAAYKASSRAYGTAGTTPFGTAGDLSDFAGIARILDENGAPVIDRQLVLGHAAMGNLRGKQSVLFKVNEAGSSDMLRDGMTDRVQNFALRHSHPIGVHTKGTGASYVTDVLDAIGSRSIAVDTGTGTVLAGDVVSFAADSANKYVVNTGITAPGTLVLGKPGLRVAIPDGNGLTVGNNYTPNVAFHRGAIVLATRAPALPEGGDSADDRTVITDPLTGLSFEVSVYRQYRQVKYEIAMAWGVGTPNGAHIATLIG; encoded by the coding sequence ATGGCGACTTCCAATACCCTGACCGGCGTCATCCCGACGCTGTACGAGGCCCTGAACATCGTCTCGCGCGAGATGGTGGGCTTCATCCCCGCAGTGCGCCGCGACACCAACGTCGCGCGCGCTGCCGTGGGCCAGACCGTGCGCTCGCCTATCGGCGTTGCCGGCGACCTGGAAGACATCACGCCCGGCGTGAACCCCCAGGCCAGCGGCGGAACCACGGTGGACTACACCGACGTGCAGATCACGGCATCCAAGGCCGCGCCCATCCTGTGGTCCGGCGAAGAGCAGCGCGGCGTGGGCCACACCGGCACGCTGAACGACATCCTGCGTGACCAGTTCGCCGATGGCATGCGCAAGCTGGTGAACGCCATCGAGAACGACATCTGGATGGCCGCCTACAAGGCGTCCTCGCGCGCCTACGGTACGGCCGGCACCACGCCGTTCGGCACGGCCGGCGATCTGTCTGACTTCGCTGGCATCGCCCGCATCCTGGACGAGAACGGCGCGCCCGTGATCGACCGCCAGCTGGTTCTGGGCCACGCCGCCATGGGCAACCTGCGCGGCAAGCAGTCGGTGCTGTTCAAGGTCAACGAGGCCGGCTCCAGCGACATGCTGCGCGACGGCATGACCGACCGCGTGCAGAACTTCGCCCTGCGCCACTCGCACCCCATCGGCGTGCACACCAAGGGCACGGGCGCCAGCTACGTGACCGACGTGCTGGATGCCATCGGCTCGCGCTCCATCGCGGTCGATACCGGCACGGGCACCGTCCTGGCCGGCGATGTGGTCTCGTTCGCTGCCGACTCGGCCAACAAGTACGTTGTCAACACCGGCATCACGGCACCCGGCACCCTGGTGCTGGGCAAGCCCGGCCTGCGCGTGGCGATCCCGGACGGCAACGGCCTGACGGTCGGGAACAACTACACCCCGAACGTCGCGTTCCACCGTGGCGCCATCGTGCTGGCCACCCGCGCGCCCGCGCTGCCCGAGGGCGGCGACAGCGCAGATGACCGCACGGTGATCACCGATCCGCTGACTGGCCTGTCCTTCGAGGTGTCGGTGTACCGCCAGTACCGCCAGGTCAAGTACGAGATCGCCATGGCCTGGGGCGTGGGCACCCCGAACGGCGCTCACATCGCAACCCTGATCGGCTGA
- a CDS encoding DnaT-like ssDNA-binding protein gives MTHYGTLSGALAYHAVSAGGAAWSAVGVTDDQRTSALVRASRSLDGQYGARYPGRPTAGRAQSLAWPRVDAFDFCQTPPEALPEDAVPVEIERATYALALVELRTPGASSPSFTPGAINKREKVDVIERERFGPNDGLSLTLEAQRAQLAEVEDSLRCLLKSSGAVQCILRV, from the coding sequence ATGACCCATTACGGCACTCTTTCCGGCGCCCTGGCGTACCACGCAGTGTCAGCCGGCGGTGCCGCGTGGTCTGCTGTCGGCGTCACCGATGACCAGCGAACATCCGCCCTGGTACGCGCCAGCCGGTCCCTGGACGGTCAGTATGGAGCGCGCTACCCCGGCCGTCCGACTGCCGGCCGCGCACAGTCTCTGGCATGGCCCAGGGTTGATGCCTTCGACTTCTGCCAGACCCCGCCGGAGGCATTGCCAGAGGATGCTGTGCCAGTGGAGATCGAGCGCGCCACCTACGCCCTAGCCCTGGTGGAGCTTCGTACTCCTGGCGCTTCGAGCCCGAGCTTCACGCCGGGCGCCATCAACAAGCGCGAGAAGGTTGACGTGATCGAGCGTGAACGCTTTGGGCCGAACGACGGACTATCGCTCACGCTGGAGGCTCAGCGCGCGCAACTGGCAGAGGTGGAAGACTCCCTGCGCTGCCTGCTGAAGAGTTCCGGCGCGGTGCAATGCATCTTGAGGGTGTGA
- a CDS encoding DUF4128 domain-containing protein, translating to MSPGIETSIWLALKSRIDTLPLAYPRAWPGQTFQVPSSGGLPQPFLRIGRVTTDPVRLFLDDGQPHRRTGSLMVTLVYPLGQDIAVYDQVAAGIASHFIDGVQMRHGAVCVKVRDYPHVQDGYEDTGYWNVPVRIPWQCFA from the coding sequence ATGAGCCCAGGCATCGAAACATCTATCTGGCTGGCCCTCAAGAGCCGTATCGACACACTGCCGCTGGCCTACCCCAGGGCCTGGCCTGGGCAGACGTTCCAGGTGCCTAGCTCTGGCGGTCTGCCGCAGCCATTCCTGCGCATTGGGCGCGTCACCACGGACCCTGTGCGGCTGTTCCTCGATGACGGCCAGCCACACCGACGCACCGGCTCGCTCATGGTCACCCTGGTGTACCCGCTGGGCCAGGATATAGCGGTCTACGACCAGGTCGCTGCCGGCATCGCCAGCCATTTCATCGATGGCGTGCAAATGCGCCACGGCGCCGTGTGCGTGAAGGTCCGCGACTATCCGCATGTGCAGGATGGCTATGAGGACACAGGCTACTGGAACGTCCCTGTGCGTATCCCGTGGCAATGTTTTGCATGA
- a CDS encoding phage tail assembly chaperone yields the protein MRWALKHPDADRLSKAYERFGQEVPKALIAPVLEDVEFPLWSAFWELSTERPIGMGAGPIPVSKIRSYAPEFGMDTSSFVRIMRRMDDEYLSHVNRQDGKS from the coding sequence CTGAGGTGGGCCCTCAAGCACCCAGATGCAGACCGGCTATCTAAGGCATATGAGCGTTTCGGACAAGAGGTCCCAAAGGCGCTCATAGCTCCAGTACTTGAGGACGTGGAGTTCCCCCTCTGGTCTGCATTCTGGGAGCTTTCCACCGAAAGGCCAATCGGCATGGGTGCTGGCCCTATCCCCGTGTCGAAGATTCGCAGTTACGCACCGGAATTTGGCATGGATACATCCTCATTCGTTCGAATCATGCGTCGCATGGACGATGAGTACCTGTCTCATGTGAACCGCCAGGACGGCAAGTCCTGA
- a CDS encoding DUF2158 domain-containing protein, translating to MTNLVVGEVVRLNSGGPVMTVQAINVKDAFGKDGAVECVFFDGSKRLEEVFQPQLLTKID from the coding sequence ATGACTAATCTTGTAGTTGGTGAAGTGGTTCGGCTGAATAGCGGTGGACCTGTGATGACGGTTCAAGCCATTAACGTAAAAGACGCATTTGGCAAGGATGGCGCGGTGGAATGCGTGTTCTTTGATGGGTCCAAGCGGCTCGAAGAAGTATTCCAGCCCCAGCTTTTGACAAAGATTGATTAA
- a CDS encoding helix-turn-helix domain-containing protein: MTKRDIFAELTEGFDALKEQRSGKRTLRTHEVAIKPEVEIKAAEIVTLRDSLGLSRAVFARYLRTNPRTLENWEQGRAKPNAQAALIMRMVEKFPDTVQRLAVV; the protein is encoded by the coding sequence ATGACCAAACGCGACATTTTTGCTGAACTAACCGAGGGCTTTGACGCCCTCAAGGAACAGCGTTCCGGCAAACGAACCCTACGCACCCACGAGGTGGCGATCAAGCCGGAAGTAGAAATCAAGGCTGCCGAGATCGTGACACTGCGAGACAGCCTTGGTCTGTCTCGCGCTGTTTTCGCTCGCTACCTGCGCACCAACCCACGCACGCTGGAGAACTGGGAGCAAGGCCGCGCAAAGCCCAATGCTCAAGCTGCTCTCATTATGCGCATGGTGGAGAAGTTCCCTGATACCGTTCAGCGCTTGGCCGTGGTGTAG
- a CDS encoding type II toxin-antitoxin system RelE/ParE family toxin produces the protein MKAVFVELPAFERYRSDYLDDENFRSLQHSLMKNPEAGDVIEGTGGLRKVRHADPRRGKGKRGGLRVIYYWWDGKGQFWLFTLYDKDEMDDLSSKQKAALKSMLKAELEARQ, from the coding sequence ATGAAAGCAGTGTTTGTAGAGCTACCCGCATTCGAGCGCTACCGCTCTGACTATTTGGACGACGAAAACTTCCGTAGCCTGCAGCACAGCCTGATGAAGAACCCAGAGGCCGGTGATGTGATCGAAGGCACCGGAGGTTTGCGCAAAGTGCGGCATGCCGACCCCAGGCGCGGCAAAGGCAAGCGCGGCGGGCTTCGAGTGATCTACTACTGGTGGGATGGCAAAGGCCAATTCTGGCTCTTCACCCTCTACGACAAGGACGAAATGGACGACTTGAGCTCAAAGCAAAAGGCAGCGCTCAAATCAATGCTCAAGGCAGAACTGGAGGCCAGACAATGA
- a CDS encoding Arc family DNA-binding protein, which translates to MTPYPLRMPDDLRSRLEEAATQGNRSLHAEIVSRLEQSLERSEPTGSAYNAAHEIGHLHMQMERLIDLLLHDKPELKGLVTSGQLSVKRKKELETDPRMIRYTNAQGKKVHAEVSSKSPPKKPADH; encoded by the coding sequence ATGACCCCCTACCCACTCCGTATGCCTGACGATCTACGCAGCAGGCTGGAGGAAGCTGCCACTCAGGGAAATAGATCGCTGCATGCTGAAATCGTGAGCAGGCTAGAGCAATCACTAGAGCGCTCTGAGCCTACAGGGTCCGCCTATAACGCTGCGCATGAAATTGGACATCTCCACATGCAGATGGAACGACTCATCGATCTGCTGCTACACGACAAGCCAGAACTCAAAGGACTAGTTACCAGCGGGCAACTGTCGGTCAAGAGAAAAAAGGAACTAGAGACCGATCCACGCATGATTCGGTACACCAATGCGCAGGGTAAGAAGGTTCATGCAGAAGTCTCTAGCAAATCGCCTCCTAAAAAACCCGCCGATCATTAA
- a CDS encoding Arc family DNA-binding protein, whose amino-acid sequence MRGSKTLAPSPIRIPEELKLWLKHKAVDNFRSFNSEIVARLNESRKLEEALHAKQA is encoded by the coding sequence ATGAGAGGCAGCAAAACACTAGCGCCATCCCCAATACGCATCCCTGAAGAGCTGAAGCTATGGCTGAAGCACAAGGCTGTCGACAACTTCCGCTCCTTCAATAGCGAAATCGTTGCGCGACTCAACGAAAGCAGAAAGTTGGAAGAGGCCCTACATGCGAAGCAGGCCTGA
- a CDS encoding BRO-N domain-containing protein: MSDSTEVKVSSQPTQQTFNFEGHEVRVFMKDADPWFAAKDLCTALGLVNSRKALRALGEDEKGVTSSYSLGGEQKLAVVSEGGMWTLVLRCRDAVIEGTVPYRVRRWVTNEVLPAIRKTGVYVGKPFSVNPADVLTQDEQNTLRLMLKSAADRIPKEKRGALMVQGWSKLKAHFKVSYRDIPRNEFSEAVSIIARHTAEFEEWEVMEDGAKQEPRIDPFNAQALMAAREAASSYFDAVRAGKFAKPVKFPPEVLCGIVAESLMCQRMLMSINHEGCMQISPVDGKAFVLSFGGFIHGVATNDIEASNAELADLASACNQRLAKRMQHEERGQKVLTY, from the coding sequence ATGTCGGATTCTACCGAAGTAAAAGTCAGCAGCCAACCCACCCAGCAGACCTTCAACTTTGAGGGCCACGAAGTACGTGTTTTCATGAAGGACGCCGATCCATGGTTTGCTGCGAAAGACTTGTGCACAGCCCTGGGTCTCGTCAATTCTCGTAAGGCACTTCGAGCGCTTGGCGAAGATGAGAAGGGGGTAACCTCAAGTTACTCCCTTGGTGGAGAGCAGAAACTGGCTGTTGTCAGTGAAGGTGGCATGTGGACATTGGTACTGCGCTGCCGCGATGCGGTCATTGAGGGGACGGTTCCGTACCGTGTCCGCCGTTGGGTGACGAACGAAGTGCTTCCAGCTATCCGAAAGACGGGCGTTTATGTTGGCAAGCCGTTTTCAGTGAATCCTGCTGATGTGCTGACACAGGATGAACAAAACACGCTGCGCTTGATGCTGAAGTCAGCTGCCGACCGGATTCCGAAAGAAAAGCGCGGCGCTTTGATGGTGCAGGGCTGGAGCAAGCTCAAGGCCCACTTCAAGGTTAGCTATCGTGATATCCCACGGAACGAGTTCAGCGAAGCGGTTTCCATCATCGCGCGGCACACTGCAGAGTTCGAGGAATGGGAAGTGATGGAAGATGGAGCGAAGCAAGAGCCAAGAATTGACCCATTCAATGCTCAGGCGCTGATGGCGGCGCGAGAGGCTGCGAGCAGCTATTTTGATGCGGTGCGAGCCGGGAAATTTGCCAAGCCAGTGAAGTTTCCGCCTGAAGTATTGTGCGGCATCGTGGCCGAATCGCTGATGTGTCAGCGAATGCTCATGAGCATCAACCATGAAGGCTGCATGCAAATTTCTCCAGTTGATGGGAAGGCATTTGTTCTGAGCTTCGGCGGCTTCATTCATGGAGTGGCTACCAACGACATTGAAGCCAGCAATGCAGAGTTGGCAGATTTGGCGTCTGCTTGCAATCAGCGCCTGGCCAAGCGCATGCAGCATGAGGAGCGCGGGCAGAAGGTCCTGACCTACTGA